A window of the Oncorhynchus masou masou isolate Uvic2021 chromosome 13, UVic_Omas_1.1, whole genome shotgun sequence genome harbors these coding sequences:
- the LOC135551534 gene encoding zona pellucida-like domain-containing protein 1 encodes MERLCLILLLMGRTTSVLAQFNGYNCDANYHSRFPAERDISVYCGVQTMTLKINFCPVLFSGYTVADLALNGRHGDTHCRGFINNNTFPTVVLFSISLSTLEACGNSLVVTTSYGANAYRNMSLVQIGNISGYIDTPDPPSIISYLPGLLYKFSCSYPLEYLVNNSQLASSSAAISVKDSNGTFVSTLSMILYNDSTYNQQLSIPMAGLALKTRVFAAVKATNLDKRWNILMDYCYTTPSGNPNDELRYDLFFGCYKDPQTTVFENGKSQMGRFAFEVFRFVKHRHQKMSTVFLHCVTKLCRVDDCVLLMPICGRRRRRDIEDSLESRPSSGDAIITAGPIITRIDETPTNNSQLASSSGPSLTLNPVTSALLSGVVILGVFSLGFFLLSLRLLRRPPLPTATPSEAWNPGFK; translated from the exons ATGGAGCGCTTATGTTTGATCCTCCTGCTGATGGGTAGGACCACTTCAGTCTTGGCACAGTTTAATGGATACAACTGTGATGCCAACTACCACAGTCGGTTTCCCG CGGAGCGCGACATCAGTGTGTACTGTGGGGTTCAGACCATGACCTTGAAGATTAACTTCTGCCCAGTGCTGTTCTCCGGCTACACAGTTGCCGATCTGGCGCTCAACGGTCGCCATGGCGATACCCACTGCCGGGGCTTCATCAATAACAACACGTTCCCCACGGTAGTACTGTTCAGCATCAGCCTCAGCACACTGGAGGCCTGCGGCAACAGCCTggtg GTCACAACATCCTATGGGGCTAATGCCTACAGGAACATGTCACTGGTGCAGATTGGGAATATCTCAGGGTACATCGACACTCCAGATCCGCCATCCATCATCAGCTATCTGCCCGGGCTGCTGTACAAATTCAGCTGCAGCTACCCCCTGGAATACCTGGTCAACAACTCACAGCTGGCATC ATCATCTGCTGCAATATCAGTGAAGGACAGCAATGGTACCTTTGTGAGCACATTGAGTATGATCCTTTACAAT GACTCAACCTACAACCAACAACTCTCTATCCCAATGGCCGGACTGGCTTTGAAAACCCGAGTGTTTGCTGCAGTGAAAGCCACAAACCTGGACAAACG aTGGAATATCTTGATGGACTACTGTTACACCACTCCCTCAGGGAATCCCAATGATGAACTGCGCTATGACCTTTTCTTTGG CTGCTATAAAGACCCACAGACCACTGTTTTTGAGAATGGGAAGAGTCAAATGGGTCGTTTCGCCTTCGAAGTGTTCCGTTTCGTCAAACACAGACACCAGAAGATGTCTACTGTGTTTCTGCACTGTGTCACCAAGCTGTGTCGGGTAGATGACTGTGTCCTGCTCATGCCG ATCTGTGGGCGTCGGCGTAGGAGGGACATAGAGGATAGCCTGGAGTCTCGGCCGTCGTCTGGGGATGCCATCATCACCGCTGGACCCATCATCACCAGGATTG ATGAAACTCCAACAAATAACTCACAACTTG CTTCATCGAGTGGCCCCTCCCTAACGTTGAACCCAGTGACCAGTGCTCTGCTGTCGGGTGTGGTCATTCTGGGCGTGTTCAGTCTGGGATTCTTCCTGCTCTCGCTCCGCCTCCTCCGCAGACCCCCCCTCCCTACAGCCACACCATCAGAGGCATGGAACCCTGGCTTCAAATAA